The Blattabacterium cuenoti genome includes a region encoding these proteins:
- the truA gene encoding tRNA pseudouridine(38-40) synthase TruA: MRFFIELAYNGKYFYGWQIQKKGSTVEGNLEYCLSKLLKKSINVIGAGRTDKGVHAKQMFAHFDYEGKITNNLIEKLNIFLPKSIKVLNIFPVKENIHARFNAIKRTYKYYLTRKKNPFFQDFSWYCFYPLNIHRMNIASKELMRYKDFSSFCKKKTSETGNNICKISHACWSIDNDLFCFTIESNRFLRSMVRCIIGTLIDVGRNKISISEFVKIIESKNSNYCRSIVPACGLFLTRIIYPEDIFL, from the coding sequence TTGAGATTTTTCATTGAATTAGCTTATAATGGTAAATATTTTTATGGATGGCAAATCCAAAAAAAAGGAAGTACAGTAGAGGGAAATTTAGAATATTGTTTATCTAAATTGTTAAAAAAGTCTATCAATGTCATAGGTGCTGGAAGAACAGATAAAGGAGTACATGCTAAGCAAATGTTTGCGCATTTTGATTATGAAGGAAAAATTACTAATAACTTAATAGAAAAATTAAATATTTTTCTACCAAAATCTATTAAAGTATTAAATATTTTTCCAGTAAAAGAAAATATTCATGCAAGATTTAATGCTATAAAACGAACGTATAAATATTATTTAACACGTAAAAAAAACCCATTTTTTCAAGATTTTTCTTGGTATTGTTTTTATCCATTAAATATTCATCGAATGAATATAGCTTCTAAGGAATTAATGCGATATAAAGATTTTAGTTCTTTTTGCAAAAAAAAAACTTCTGAAACGGGAAATAATATATGTAAAATCAGTCATGCCTGTTGGTCTATTGATAATGATCTCTTCTGTTTTACTATTGAATCTAATAGATTTTTAAGATCTATGGTTAGATGCATTATTGGTACACTTATTGATGTTGGAAGAAACAAAATTAGCATTAGTGAATTTGTCAAAATCATAGAATCTAAAAATTCTAATTATTGTAGATCAATAGTTCCTGCATGCGGACTATTTCTTACCAGAATTATTTATCCAGAAGATATTTTTTTATGA
- a CDS encoding OstA-like protein: MKYCFLFFFLLLNQAYSENVQIFHADLIQKNDHNNSISLIGNVHFKYKKYHLFCDEAIYHKKNNRLYGHGNVQLESEKNKIISKKIYIEDNFSHFKLSGGVVLSVGKIKLIADTINYDLRKKLLKAVNNVVVFFKKLKLTTNMLEYDFNRKKIFYKMNSIIYYDDYVVHSKEGFFSPDEEKAELKNGIKLISKNYTVYADILEYFFKKNKINFNDSALITQNDNSDNFIYVKKALFFIQKKIFLLEKYISIHYNEKIIKGKYLFFDEKKKYGFIRNFLLEDLKKKYFLMGGYGKFDFNNNSLILKKNPKIVRISKKNSFLIYSDILKMNFKKNSSYLIQAFSVESFFLNESIQGKSSVLNYESSNDYIQFDGNPIFWFQNQQITGKSIYISFQEKDEYFLKTIKIIKNAFYIEKINSKEFNQVEGDLMIGFFNEKNILEKISIQGNINSIIFLSSKENKLMNKSSCGMLSLYLDIEKKIRNISCAEQAYSELIPISEKTPNEFLFLSKFYWKEKEKPNAYKNFLVDKEIEKYRKENHLEQEEIEKIKQNKTKFL, translated from the coding sequence GTGAAATATTGCTTTTTATTCTTTTTTTTATTACTGAATCAAGCATATTCTGAAAATGTCCAGATTTTTCATGCTGACTTAATACAAAAAAATGATCATAATAATTCTATTTCTTTAATAGGAAATGTTCATTTTAAATATAAAAAATACCATCTTTTTTGTGATGAAGCTATTTATCATAAAAAAAACAATAGATTGTATGGTCACGGAAATGTACAATTAGAATCAGAAAAAAATAAAATAATTTCTAAAAAAATATATATAGAAGATAATTTTTCTCATTTCAAACTATCAGGTGGAGTGGTTTTATCTGTAGGAAAGATAAAACTAATAGCAGATACAATCAACTATGATTTAAGAAAAAAATTACTTAAAGCTGTTAATAATGTAGTTGTTTTTTTTAAAAAATTGAAGTTAACCACAAATATGTTAGAATATGATTTCAATCGAAAAAAAATTTTTTATAAGATGAATAGTATCATTTATTATGATGATTATGTAGTACATAGTAAAGAAGGTTTTTTTTCACCTGATGAAGAAAAGGCAGAATTAAAAAATGGAATAAAATTGATCAGTAAGAATTATACTGTATACGCCGACATTTTGGAATATTTTTTTAAGAAAAACAAAATAAATTTCAATGATTCTGCTCTTATCACACAAAATGATAATTCAGATAACTTTATCTATGTTAAAAAAGCGTTGTTTTTTATTCAAAAAAAAATATTTCTATTAGAAAAGTATATTAGTATTCATTATAATGAAAAAATTATAAAAGGAAAATATCTGTTTTTTGATGAGAAAAAAAAATATGGATTTATTAGAAATTTTTTATTAGAAGATTTAAAAAAAAAATATTTTTTGATGGGTGGATATGGAAAGTTTGATTTTAATAATAATTCTTTGATTTTAAAAAAAAATCCAAAAATAGTAAGAATTTCGAAGAAAAATTCTTTTCTTATTTATTCAGATATTTTAAAGATGAATTTTAAAAAAAATTCTTCATATTTAATTCAAGCTTTTTCTGTTGAAAGTTTTTTTTTGAATGAATCTATTCAAGGAAAATCTAGTGTTTTAAATTATGAATCTTCAAATGATTACATTCAATTTGATGGAAATCCTATTTTTTGGTTTCAGAACCAACAAATAACTGGTAAATCCATCTATATTTCTTTTCAAGAAAAAGATGAATATTTTTTGAAAACCATAAAAATTATAAAAAATGCTTTTTATATAGAAAAAATAAATTCAAAAGAATTTAATCAAGTAGAAGGAGATCTCATGATTGGTTTTTTTAATGAAAAAAATATTTTGGAAAAAATTTCCATTCAAGGAAATATTAATAGCATTATTTTTCTTTCTTCTAAAGAAAATAAGTTAATGAATAAATCTTCTTGTGGAATGCTCTCATTATATTTAGATATAGAAAAAAAAATAAGAAATATTTCTTGTGCAGAACAGGCCTATTCAGAATTAATTCCTATATCTGAAAAAACTCCCAATGAATTTCTTTTTCTTTCCAAATTCTATTGGAAAGAAAAAGAAAAGCCCAATGCATATAAAAATTTTCTTGTGGACAAAGAAATAGAGAAATACAGAAAAGAAAATCATTTAGAACAAGAAGAAATCGAAAAAATAAAACAAAATAAAACTAAATTCTTATGA
- a CDS encoding Rid family detoxifying hydrolase: MIHKKFSIEKIPSYGAYSTCVLVGNLLFVSGQIGVDPKTGKLISDSIEMETKKIMENLKIILSENGIGFQNVIKTSIFIRNMSHFSKINDVYSKFFHEGNYPARETIQVSGLPKNASIEISLIACKN; the protein is encoded by the coding sequence ATGATCCACAAAAAATTTTCAATAGAAAAAATTCCATCTTATGGAGCATATAGCACATGTGTTCTTGTGGGGAATTTGTTATTTGTTTCTGGACAAATAGGTGTAGATCCAAAAACTGGAAAATTAATTTCTGATTCTATAGAAATGGAAACAAAGAAAATAATGGAAAATCTGAAAATTATTCTTTCAGAAAATGGAATAGGGTTTCAAAATGTTATCAAGACTTCTATTTTTATAAGAAATATGAGTCATTTTTCTAAAATAAATGATGTATACTCTAAATTTTTTCATGAAGGGAATTATCCAGCTAGAGAAACTATTCAAGTTTCTGGATTGCCGAAAAATGCTAGTATAGAAATATCTTTGATTGCATGTAAAAATTAG
- a CDS encoding aspartate aminotransferase family protein: MKELEKDFFQYQTQITPSPMKIMVDYADGNYIYGNNGKKYLDFVAGVSVNILGHGNKIIKEAIKKQVDKYLHTMVYGEFIQNPCVKLCKEIAKNTPNPLTTTYLVNSGTEAVEGALKLAKCYTGREEIISCKWAYHGSTHGSMSIMGNEENKRPFRPLLPLVKFITFNHIEELVSSISEKTACIILETIQCSNGIVLPDDSFLKKVREECNKKKTLMILDEVQTGFGRTGKLFAFEHYGIVPDILIMGKGMGGGMPISGFISSDKIMKTFCDTYPLGHLTTFGGNAVSASASLATLDQLINSNIMEQVSMKEKWFRKYLVHDEIESINGKGLILSFELRDKNSVEKLLQNCINKGLILFRFLFHSHSLRISPPLTVTKKEIEKGCSIIIESLNQLKKK, encoded by the coding sequence ATGAAAGAATTAGAAAAGGATTTTTTTCAATATCAAACTCAAATCACTCCTTCTCCCATGAAAATTATGGTAGATTATGCTGATGGAAACTATATTTATGGAAATAATGGAAAAAAATATTTAGATTTTGTGGCAGGTGTTTCCGTAAATATTTTAGGACACGGAAATAAAATAATAAAAGAAGCTATAAAAAAACAAGTAGATAAATATTTACATACTATGGTTTATGGAGAATTTATACAAAACCCTTGTGTAAAACTTTGCAAAGAAATAGCAAAAAATACTCCAAATCCACTTACTACTACTTATTTAGTTAATTCTGGAACAGAAGCAGTAGAAGGTGCTTTAAAATTAGCTAAATGTTATACTGGAAGAGAAGAGATTATTTCTTGCAAATGGGCTTACCATGGTAGTACTCATGGATCTATGAGTATTATGGGAAATGAAGAAAATAAAAGACCTTTTAGACCATTGCTTCCTTTAGTTAAATTTATAACATTTAATCATATAGAAGAACTGGTTTCTTCTATATCAGAAAAAACAGCTTGTATCATTTTAGAAACAATTCAGTGTTCCAATGGAATTGTATTGCCTGATGATTCTTTTTTAAAAAAAGTAAGAGAAGAGTGTAATAAAAAAAAGACTTTAATGATTCTTGATGAAGTCCAAACTGGATTTGGAAGAACAGGAAAACTTTTCGCTTTTGAACATTATGGAATAGTTCCTGATATTTTAATAATGGGAAAAGGAATGGGAGGAGGGATGCCTATTAGTGGGTTTATTTCATCTGATAAAATTATGAAGACTTTTTGTGACACTTATCCCTTAGGACATTTAACTACTTTTGGAGGAAATGCTGTTTCTGCTTCAGCTTCTTTAGCTACTTTAGATCAATTAATAAATTCTAATATAATGGAACAAGTGTCTATGAAAGAAAAGTGGTTTAGAAAATATTTAGTTCATGATGAAATAGAAAGTATTAATGGAAAAGGGCTTATTTTGTCTTTTGAATTAAGAGATAAAAATTCAGTGGAAAAATTATTACAAAATTGTATCAATAAAGGATTAATTTTATTTCGTTTTTTATTTCACAGTCATTCATTACGTATATCTCCTCCATTGACTGTCACAAAAAAAGAAATTGAAAAAGGATGTTCTATTATTATTGAAAGTTTAAATCAACTTAAAAAAAAATAA
- a CDS encoding peptidylprolyl isomerase — MKKSLKKYSLFFFFFFIFIIYRNHFSYSFEKLGGIYAIIGDEIILDSEIKTKNQKNCLDDLLIEKLMLYHAKKDSSIQIIDQELELKTQELFSEMSNKYADQEEFLIQFRKKNFIQKLTETVKNHQYIEKFYQKITDNIEISPQEVKYFFTKNKNKIPFVPKKMYISYIVFYPKLSQINRKKITDSLKKIKKEIHSDMDFSIQAILFSEENYSAWNGGLIQGIKINRLSKEFKRVVLSLSEEEISEPFETDLGFHLIKLNKKRNDEVDIRHILIKPKYTKDELRETKSFVDSIKKRIENLNFENLMNKEKDNQIVNYSIWNNIWVEENQLSKNMKKTLDILKKGKISNPYQEIVNGKEAFFIVKLLDSIPSHPISFETDYTRLKTLVKDMKKKDIIKNWAKKTLKKTYIKCP; from the coding sequence ATGAAAAAAAGTCTCAAAAAATATTCTTTATTTTTCTTCTTTTTCTTCATATTCATAATATATAGGAATCATTTTTCTTATTCTTTTGAAAAATTAGGAGGAATTTATGCCATAATAGGAGATGAGATTATTTTAGATTCAGAAATAAAAACTAAGAACCAAAAAAACTGTTTAGATGATCTTTTGATTGAAAAACTAATGCTTTACCATGCAAAAAAAGATTCAAGTATACAAATCATAGATCAAGAATTAGAATTGAAAACCCAAGAATTATTTTCAGAAATGAGTAATAAATATGCAGATCAAGAAGAATTTTTAATACAATTTAGGAAAAAAAACTTTATTCAAAAATTAACAGAAACAGTCAAAAATCATCAATATATAGAAAAATTTTATCAAAAAATAACGGATAATATAGAGATATCTCCTCAAGAAGTGAAATATTTTTTTACTAAAAACAAGAATAAAATTCCTTTCGTTCCCAAAAAAATGTATATTTCTTATATAGTTTTTTATCCAAAATTAAGTCAAATTAATAGAAAAAAAATTACCGACTCTTTAAAAAAAATTAAAAAAGAAATCCATTCTGATATGGATTTTTCTATTCAAGCTATTTTGTTCTCTGAAGAGAATTATTCAGCATGGAATGGAGGGTTAATTCAAGGAATTAAAATAAATCGTCTTTCAAAAGAATTTAAACGTGTAGTTCTCTCTTTATCAGAAGAGGAAATATCTGAACCTTTTGAAACTGACTTAGGGTTTCATTTAATTAAATTGAATAAAAAAAGAAATGATGAAGTTGATATAAGACATATTTTAATTAAACCTAAATATACGAAAGATGAATTGAGAGAAACAAAATCATTTGTAGATTCGATTAAAAAAAGAATTGAAAATCTAAATTTTGAAAATTTGATGAACAAAGAAAAAGACAATCAAATTGTGAATTATTCAATATGGAATAATATTTGGGTTGAAGAAAATCAACTATCAAAAAACATGAAAAAAACATTAGATATTTTAAAAAAAGGAAAAATTTCTAATCCTTATCAAGAAATTGTAAACGGAAAAGAAGCATTTTTTATAGTCAAATTATTAGATAGCATTCCTTCTCATCCTATTTCTTTTGAAACAGATTATACAAGGTTAAAAACCCTTGTAAAAGACATGAAAAAAAAAGATATAATAAAAAATTGGGCAAAAAAAACATTAAAAAAAACTTATATTAAGTGTCCTTAA
- a CDS encoding putative LPS assembly protein LptD has protein sequence MMLFVSIFVYANEKKENNDYQINNFFKDFENVIKYKSNIQEHNIKEGKSFLKGKASIEYDDIKIQADCIEFNWNNGDLHAIQKEKFILFQQGNHQYTFSDFHINLKSKKIEAKDFHIKSKNHMIIASSIEKKDQNTSLMKKITYISDPFFLKKKDNDPDFYLKTSFLKYFHFKKYIFSGPVFFYWYQVPMPIFFPFLYIPVKELNKNFYEMIYPKIGIQNKRIYVEDMGLFLPISNLLNFKILSSIYNTDKWNLKTRMEYKLKYSYNGFFDFNYQSISNKQHDYQFQWKHNQDYKSDSDTKFNANINYNKNILSDNNDNESLSYLSMKKKFSNYLLFLDAYMVKKNNNNKGKIKFIIPELIFHMKNMFFNNQKNFFLHHTSIENKILIHNSVESCEKKVSFYTGFNHKMNISTYFSFFDSYLKISPKFFYEEFYIWKFPYTCISNLQKIDFLTDLISIPFNRTLEIKKNVFLLKHQIEPVLSFYVRYFPPVFHHEKNYFEKKINFILNNDLDVQIKNKFNEYQKIKMLKNLSSSFLVDQNTIKLDNLHIVGHADFTKNLGLKYKGGINFVGKKKKMNKVMYFDFSFFCNYDTNFFSDKNEYRKKGKNRYDYFLFDKENYAKYSIPFSFKIDFHYNYENYINQKKLFNAFLGINGSVNITKYWKIDIHTDYDLFKKKIIFTNIIFYRDLRSFKMSFNWIPMKNPSWHFFIGIKDPNLSNIIQYNEKN, from the coding sequence ATGATGTTATTCGTTTCTATTTTTGTTTATGCAAACGAAAAAAAAGAAAATAACGATTATCAAATAAATAATTTTTTTAAAGATTTTGAAAACGTTATAAAATACAAATCAAATATACAAGAACATAATATAAAAGAAGGAAAATCCTTTCTAAAAGGAAAGGCTTCTATAGAATATGATGATATAAAAATTCAAGCAGATTGTATTGAATTTAATTGGAACAATGGAGATTTGCACGCAATTCAAAAAGAAAAATTTATTCTTTTTCAACAAGGAAATCATCAATACACTTTTAGTGATTTTCACATTAATTTGAAGAGTAAAAAAATAGAAGCAAAAGATTTTCATATAAAAAGTAAAAATCACATGATTATAGCAAGTAGTATTGAAAAAAAAGATCAGAATACAAGTTTGATGAAAAAAATTACATATATATCAGATCCTTTTTTTCTAAAAAAGAAAGACAATGATCCTGATTTTTATTTGAAAACAAGTTTCTTGAAATATTTTCATTTTAAGAAATATATTTTTTCTGGTCCCGTTTTTTTTTATTGGTATCAAGTTCCAATGCCTATATTTTTTCCTTTTTTATATATCCCTGTAAAAGAATTAAATAAAAATTTTTATGAAATGATATATCCAAAAATTGGAATTCAAAATAAAAGGATTTATGTAGAGGATATGGGGTTATTTTTACCAATTTCCAATTTATTGAATTTTAAAATATTAAGTTCAATATATAACACAGATAAATGGAATTTGAAAACAAGAATGGAATATAAATTGAAATATTCCTATAATGGGTTTTTTGATTTCAATTATCAATCTATATCAAATAAACAACATGATTATCAATTTCAGTGGAAACATAATCAAGATTATAAGTCAGATTCTGATACAAAATTTAATGCAAACATTAATTATAATAAAAATATACTATCAGACAACAATGACAACGAATCTCTTTCATATTTAAGTATGAAAAAAAAATTTTCTAATTATTTATTGTTTCTGGATGCTTATATGGTAAAAAAAAACAACAATAATAAAGGAAAAATAAAATTTATAATTCCAGAATTAATTTTTCATATGAAAAATATGTTTTTCAATAATCAAAAAAACTTTTTTTTACATCATACAAGCATAGAAAATAAAATATTGATTCATAATTCTGTGGAATCTTGTGAAAAAAAAGTATCCTTTTATACTGGATTCAATCACAAAATGAATATTTCTACTTATTTTTCTTTTTTCGATTCTTATTTGAAAATTTCACCTAAATTTTTTTATGAGGAATTTTATATATGGAAATTTCCTTACACCTGCATTTCAAATTTGCAAAAAATAGATTTTTTAACAGACCTGATATCTATCCCATTCAATAGGACTTTAGAAATCAAAAAAAATGTTTTTTTATTGAAACATCAAATAGAACCTGTGTTATCTTTCTATGTAAGATACTTTCCTCCTGTTTTTCATCATGAAAAAAATTATTTTGAAAAAAAAATAAACTTTATATTAAATAATGATTTGGATGTTCAAATAAAAAACAAATTTAATGAATATCAAAAAATAAAAATGCTTAAGAATTTGAGTTCTTCATTTCTTGTTGATCAAAATACTATAAAATTGGACAATTTACATATTGTAGGTCATGCTGATTTTACAAAAAATTTAGGTTTAAAATATAAAGGTGGAATAAATTTTGTTGGAAAAAAGAAGAAAATGAACAAAGTAATGTATTTTGATTTTTCTTTTTTTTGTAATTATGATACCAATTTTTTTTCTGATAAAAATGAATATAGAAAAAAAGGAAAAAATCGTTATGATTATTTTCTTTTTGATAAAGAAAATTATGCAAAATATTCAATTCCATTCTCTTTCAAAATTGATTTTCATTATAATTATGAAAACTATATCAATCAAAAGAAACTTTTTAATGCTTTTTTAGGTATAAATGGATCTGTAAATATTACAAAATATTGGAAAATTGATATTCATACGGATTATGATCTATTTAAAAAAAAGATAATCTTTACTAATATTATTTTTTATAGAGATTTAAGAAGTTTTAAGATGAGTTTTAATTGGATTCCTATGAAAAATCCTTCTTGGCATTTTTTTATTGGAATTAAAGATCCAAATTTGAGTAACATCATACAGTATAATGAAAAAAACTAA
- a CDS encoding ABC transporter ATP-binding protein — MKENLKMKGSYLKQLIKISLDYKLILIATIITSVLISFISAYRPKLIQKAIDIHILYKDFFGLKNILMLILLLLFLESIFHFILLYLSNVLAQNVIEKIRILLFEKLLHFKNSFFNKTPIGKLVSYSISDIETITVIFNDGILLVSGDVLRIVMIIIIMFTVHKKLSFIVFFTIPFMYILTRFFQKTLKKTFHEERVQTSRLNSFLQENIIGMSVIQLFHKEKEEYLKFKSINCELMNAHFKTIFYFSIFFPIVELVSAVTISIVIFYGGFHAIEKGNVKPGQIIAFIFFIYLLFRPMRQIADRFNIIQRGIAGIERIFSILNSDEIIINKGNLRLRNLKGHIVFNNVHFSYIENEMVLNGISFEIQPGEKVSIVGATGSGKSTITHLISRLYEINKGNIWIDGHSIQDIELENLRSHIKVVTQDTFLFNDSIINNITLGDPSISIDKIENMAKKIGIHNFITSFPDGYQYIVKERGGFLSLGEKQLISFLRVQMHPYSILILDEATASLNKELEKKIYHATDFLTKHKTSIIITHRLSTLENSDKILALDKGCIVEKGTHQELIQLNGYYAELYKESFQKEN; from the coding sequence ATGAAAGAAAATTTAAAAATGAAAGGATCTTACTTGAAACAGCTTATCAAAATTAGTTTAGATTATAAATTAATATTGATAGCAACAATTATTACTTCTGTATTAATATCTTTTATTTCTGCTTATCGTCCCAAGTTAATCCAAAAAGCTATAGATATTCATATCCTTTATAAGGATTTCTTTGGACTGAAAAATATATTGATGTTGATTCTTCTCCTTCTTTTCTTAGAAAGCATATTTCATTTTATTTTATTATATCTCTCGAATGTATTAGCTCAAAATGTTATTGAAAAAATAAGAATTCTTTTATTTGAAAAACTGTTGCATTTTAAAAATTCTTTCTTTAATAAAACTCCAATAGGAAAACTAGTATCTTATTCCATATCAGATATAGAAACTATAACTGTCATATTTAATGATGGAATTTTACTTGTTTCTGGAGACGTTTTAAGAATTGTTATGATTATAATAATAATGTTTACAGTACATAAAAAATTATCTTTCATTGTTTTTTTTACTATTCCTTTTATGTATATCCTCACTCGATTTTTTCAAAAAACACTAAAAAAAACTTTTCATGAAGAACGAGTACAAACTTCACGTTTGAATAGTTTTTTGCAAGAAAACATTATAGGAATGTCTGTTATTCAACTTTTTCATAAAGAAAAAGAAGAATACTTAAAATTTAAGTCTATCAATTGTGAATTGATGAATGCTCATTTTAAGACTATTTTTTACTTTTCTATTTTTTTTCCTATCGTAGAACTTGTTTCTGCAGTGACAATAAGTATTGTTATATTTTATGGAGGATTTCATGCAATTGAAAAAGGAAATGTAAAACCAGGGCAAATTATTGCTTTTATTTTTTTTATCTATCTTCTTTTTCGTCCTATGCGACAAATAGCAGATCGATTTAATATTATACAAAGAGGAATTGCCGGGATAGAAAGAATATTTTCTATATTAAATTCTGATGAAATCATCATTAATAAGGGGAACTTGCGTTTAAGAAACCTAAAAGGACATATTGTATTTAATAATGTTCATTTTTCATATATTGAAAACGAAATGGTTTTAAATGGAATTTCTTTTGAAATTCAACCTGGAGAAAAGGTCTCTATAGTAGGAGCTACAGGATCCGGAAAATCTACGATTACTCATTTAATTTCTAGATTATATGAAATTAATAAAGGGAATATTTGGATTGATGGACATTCTATTCAAGATATAGAATTAGAAAATTTAAGATCTCATATAAAGGTAGTTACACAAGATACATTTTTATTTAATGATTCTATTATAAATAATATTACACTAGGTGATCCTTCAATTAGTATTGATAAAATAGAAAATATGGCAAAAAAGATAGGAATTCATAATTTTATTACATCATTTCCTGATGGTTATCAATATATCGTAAAAGAAAGAGGAGGTTTTTTATCACTTGGAGAAAAACAATTAATTTCTTTTTTAAGAGTTCAAATGCATCCTTATTCTATTCTTATATTAGATGAAGCTACAGCTTCTTTAAATAAGGAGTTAGAAAAAAAAATTTATCATGCTACAGATTTTCTAACCAAACATAAAACTTCGATCATTATTACGCACCGTCTTTCTACATTAGAAAATTCTGATAAAATATTAGCCCTAGATAAGGGATGTATCGTAGAAAAAGGAACTCATCAAGAGTTGATTCAACTTAATGGATATTATGCAGAATTATATAAAGAATCTTTTCAAAAAGAAAATTAA